In Rickettsiales bacterium, a single genomic region encodes these proteins:
- the guaB gene encoding IMP dehydrogenase yields the protein MKNSSQNNSGNLNSRISESVTFDDVLLKPAFSEVHPSSVDTATFLTNSIKLGVPLISAAMDTVTEARLAIAMAQNGAIGCLHKNMTIEEQANEVRKIKKFESGMVVNPITISPTATLSDVLFLMESNNISGIPVTDEKGKLLGIITNRDVRFATDKKQKVADLMTSKNLITIKDGVGIDEAKKLLHKYRIEKLIVVDKQYKCIGLVTVKDIEKSQKFPNATKDSLGRLRVVAAVGAGDDGIKRAKALIEAEVDAIIVDTAHGHSKNVLDTVTKIKKLYPKSQIIGGNIATKEAAKALIEAGADAVKIGVGPGSICTTRIVAGVGVAQLTAIMEASEVAKKHKVRVIADGGIKFSGDFAKAIAGGADVVMIGSLFAGTAESPGEVILYQGRSYKTYRGMGSIGAMARGSADRYFQQDIKDQLKLVPEGVEGRVPYKGEVSAVIHQLVGGLRSAMGYTGNANISAMQKNCEFVKITPAGLKESHAHDVTITKEAPNYRMD from the coding sequence ATGAAAAATTCTTCTCAAAATAATTCTGGTAACTTAAACTCTAGAATTTCTGAATCTGTTACTTTTGATGATGTACTTCTAAAGCCCGCTTTTAGTGAGGTTCACCCCTCATCAGTTGATACCGCAACTTTTCTAACTAACTCCATAAAGCTTGGTGTTCCTTTGATTTCTGCGGCTATGGATACAGTTACTGAAGCACGCCTTGCAATCGCTATGGCTCAAAATGGTGCAATCGGCTGTTTGCATAAGAATATGACGATTGAAGAACAAGCAAATGAAGTTCGCAAAATTAAGAAATTTGAATCTGGAATGGTGGTTAATCCGATAACAATTTCACCAACTGCAACGCTTTCAGATGTTCTGTTTTTAATGGAAAGTAATAATATTTCGGGCATTCCAGTTACTGATGAAAAGGGCAAATTGCTTGGCATTATAACTAATAGAGATGTTCGTTTCGCAACTGATAAAAAGCAAAAAGTTGCAGATTTAATGACGAGTAAAAATCTTATTACTATCAAAGATGGCGTTGGTATTGATGAAGCTAAAAAATTGCTACACAAATACAGAATTGAGAAATTAATTGTAGTTGATAAACAATATAAATGCATTGGTTTAGTAACCGTTAAGGATATTGAAAAATCGCAGAAATTCCCAAATGCAACCAAAGATTCTCTAGGTCGTTTGCGTGTGGTTGCTGCAGTTGGTGCTGGTGATGATGGCATTAAGCGTGCAAAAGCCTTAATTGAAGCTGAAGTTGATGCGATAATTGTTGATACGGCTCACGGCCACTCAAAAAATGTTTTGGATACGGTTACAAAAATTAAAAAATTATATCCAAAATCGCAGATAATTGGTGGAAACATTGCTACAAAAGAGGCGGCAAAAGCCTTGATTGAAGCTGGTGCTGATGCTGTCAAAATTGGCGTGGGGCCAGGTTCTATCTGCACTACACGAATAGTTGCGGGGGTCGGCGTTGCACAATTAACTGCGATTATGGAAGCCTCAGAAGTGGCTAAAAAGCATAAAGTTAGGGTTATTGCAGATGGTGGAATAAAATTCTCTGGGGATTTTGCTAAGGCGATTGCCGGCGGTGCAGATGTTGTGATGATAGGCTCACTCTTCGCAGGTACTGCTGAAAGCCCAGGGGAAGTGATTTTATATCAAGGGCGTTCTTATAAAACCTATCGTGGAATGGGCTCTATTGGTGCAATGGCAAGGGGTTCAGCGGATAGATATTTCCAGCAGGATATTAAAGATCAGCTTAAACTCGTGCCAGAAGGTGTTGAGGGTAGAGTTCCTTATAAAGGGGAGGTTTCAGCGGTTATTCACCAGCTTGTAGGTGGGCTTCGCTCAGCGATGGGTTATACTGGTAATGCAAATATTTCAGCGATGCAGAAAAATTGTGAGTTTGTTAAAATCACTCCTGCAGGCCTTAAAGAGAGCCACGCTCACGATGTAACCATCACCAAAGAAGCCCCAAATTATAGAATGGATTAA